The Cyclobacteriaceae bacterium DNA segment ATTAGAAAATGCTCCATCCGGATTTAAAGCTGCGATGGGAGATATAACCTACTACTCTCCTTGGGGAAACATGGCACTCTTTTATGAAGCATTTCCTTACGCTCCAGGATTAGTTTCACTTGGTAAAATCACAAGCGGAATGGAGAATTTCAAAGTAAAAGGGTCATTGAAAATCACTATAGCTAAACAAACCGATAATGAAACATTTAAATAAAACGACAACCGCGATACTCATAGGAGGTTGCTTATTACTTATGGCTTGCCAAGCGAACACAAAGAAAACAGAAAAGGAAATGGAAAATTTAGAGAAAGAACTAACAGCAATTTTCCCTAAAGGGGAGAAAGGATCAAATGAATTATTTACCGGTAATGCTTACAACTATGGTTTGGTAGCACCTGACTCAATATTTACTACCGCAGTAGGTAATGTGTATTTCGAACCAGGTGCAAGAAGCAACTGGCACAGCCACCCTGCCGGACAGATTTTAATCATTACCGATGGTGTTGGCTATCACCAAATAGAAGGTCAACCTATCGAAATCATAAAAAAAGGTGATGTGGTAAAATGTCCACCCAATGTAAATCACTGGCATGGGGCAAGCTCTGAAGTGGGGCTACAGCAACTATACATCGTTCCGAATATTGAAAAAGGAATCGTGGATTGGAAAGAAGCGGTGACCGATGATGAATATCAACTACAAGGAAAATGAAAAAATCAATTTTAGTAATAGCACTACTCTTTAGTATGGGCTATGTCTTTAGTCAAAAAAATACAAACACTAAAAATTCAAAAGCAATGAATCAAACATTAGAATTAGAACAGTACACATTCGAGTTGAATGAAAATGTAAAACGTAAAAAAGTAACATTTAAAAACCGTTATGGAATTTTACTGGCCGGTGATTTATACACTCCTAAAAATAAAGCAACCGATAAATTACCAGCTTTAGCTATCAGCGGACCTTTTGGTGCGGTGAAAGAACAATCTTCAGGATTATATGCCAACCAAATGGCAGCCAGAGGATTTATCACTTTAGCATTTGATGCTTCTTATACAGGTGAGAGCGGTGGTGAGCCACGAAATGTAGCTTCACCGGATATTAACACAGAAGACTTCAGTGCCGCAATCGACTTTCTTGGCCTTCAAAACAATGTAGACCGTGAGAAGATCGGTATCATTGGCATCTGTGGTTTTGGAGGATTTGCATTAAATGCAACAGCAGTAGACAAACGTGTTAAAGCTGTAGCAACTACCAGCATGTACGACATGTCGAGAGTAAGTGCTAAAGGTTATTTTGATAGCATGAAGCCAGAAGAACGCACCAAAATGTTAAAGCAAATTAGCGCTCAACGGTGGGTTGATGCCG contains these protein-coding regions:
- a CDS encoding cyclophilin-like fold protein, whose protein sequence is MKLIITIGDKKAEAILYDNPASRDFVSLLPLTLTLDDYAQTEKVATLPKKLSLENAPSGFKAAMGDITYYSPWGNMALFYEAFPYAPGLVSLGKITSGMENFKVKGSLKITIAKQTDNETFK
- a CDS encoding cupin domain-containing protein; its protein translation is MKHLNKTTTAILIGGCLLLMACQANTKKTEKEMENLEKELTAIFPKGEKGSNELFTGNAYNYGLVAPDSIFTTAVGNVYFEPGARSNWHSHPAGQILIITDGVGYHQIEGQPIEIIKKGDVVKCPPNVNHWHGASSEVGLQQLYIVPNIEKGIVDWKEAVTDDEYQLQGK
- a CDS encoding alpha/beta hydrolase, producing the protein MKKSILVIALLFSMGYVFSQKNTNTKNSKAMNQTLELEQYTFELNENVKRKKVTFKNRYGILLAGDLYTPKNKATDKLPALAISGPFGAVKEQSSGLYANQMAARGFITLAFDASYTGESGGEPRNVASPDINTEDFSAAIDFLGLQNNVDREKIGIIGICGFGGFALNATAVDKRVKAVATTSMYDMSRVSAKGYFDSMKPEERTKMLKQISAQRWVDAENGSPALTSLGLPDNLSGEEPQFVKEYFDYYKTDRGFHPRSINSNSSWTVTSPVSLMNMPILTYIKEISPRPILIIAGENAHSRYFSEDAIKAANEPKELMIIPDSVHTDLYDKVDKIPFEKLEKFFTKNLN